A DNA window from Doryrhamphus excisus isolate RoL2022-K1 chromosome 2, RoL_Dexc_1.0, whole genome shotgun sequence contains the following coding sequences:
- the LOC131111487 gene encoding transmembrane 9 superfamily member 2, with product MRRRIELALGLLCLLVSHLCPCSAFYLPGLAPVSFCEEGKGGEDCQTEIQLFVNRLDSVESVLPYEYDVFDFCKDAKEMRPSENLGQVLFGERIESSRYKFNFKQDVKCKPVCTKTYKKESQEDVTKLDFLKMGMQLNYQHHWIVDNMPVTWCYDVEDNQKYCNPGFPIGCLVTSEGRPKDACVINAEFNKKNTFYVFNHVDIKITYHSGEADGWRGARLVAATLEPKSIKHPDENNPNCEGGTPMEVPGQFDSDVSIVYSYSVTFEENNKIKWASRWDYILVSMPHTNIQWFSIMNSLVIVLFLSGMVAMIMLRTLHKDIARYNQVDQEDAQEESGWKQVHGDVFRPPRKGMLLSIFLGQGTQIFIMTFITLFLACLGFLSPANRGALMTCAVVLWVLLGTPAGYVSARLYKTFGGEKWKTNVLLTALLCPGIVFADFFLMNLILWVEGSSAAIPFGTLVAILALWFGISVPLTFIGAYFGFKKAAIEQPVRTNQIPRQIPEQSFFTKPIPGIVMGGILPFGCIFIQLFFILNSIWSHQMYYMFGFLFLVFIILLITCSEATILLCYFHLCAEDYHWWWRSFLTSGFTAVYLFIYAVHYFFSKLQIIGAASTFLYFGYTMIMVLIFFLFTGTIGFFACFWFVNKIYSVVKVD from the exons ATGAGAAGGCGAATAGAGTTGGCTTTGGGGCTACTTTGCTTGCTAGTTTCCCATTTGTGTCCATGCTCGGCGTTCTATCTTCCGGGTTTAGCCCCTGTTAGCTTTTGCGAAGAAGGCAAAGGGGGAGAAGATTGCCAG ACCGAGATCCAGCTGTTTGTCAATCGCTTGGATTCAGTGGAGTCAGTCTTGCCTTATGAATACGACGT CTTTGACTTTTGCAAGGATGCAAAGGAAATGAGGCCTTCTGAGAATCTTGGACAGGTGTTGTTTGGAGAACGCATCGAGTCTTCGCGGTACAAG TTCAACTTCAAACAAGATGTCAAGTGCAAGCCTGTGTGCACAAAGACCTACAAGAAGGAGAGCCAAGAGGACGTAACCAAGCTGGACTTCCTTAAGATGGGAATGCAGCTCAACTATCAGCACCACTG GATTGTTGACAACATGCCGGTCACGTGGTGTTATGATGTGGAAGATAATCAGAAATACTGCAACCCGGGCTTCCCTATTGGCTGCCTGGTTACCAGTGAAGGCAGACCTAAGGATGCTTGTGTCATTAAT GCCGAGTTCAACAAGAAGAACACATTTTACGTGTTCAACCACGTAGACATCAAGATCACTTACCACAGTGGGGAGGCAGATGGATGGAGAGGAGCTCGGCTGGTTGCTGCCACCCTGGAGCCTAAGAG CATCAAACACCCAGATGAGAACAACCCAAACTGTGAAGGTGGCACCCCGATGGAGGTACCTGGCCAGTTTGACAGCGATGTCTCCATCGTTTATAGCTACTCTGTCACTTTTGAG GAAAACAATAAAATCAAGTGGGCTTCCCGGTGGGACTACATCCTGGTCTCGATGCCCCACACAAACATCCAGTGGTTTAG CATCATGAACTCCTTGGTCATCGTCCTTTTCTTGTCTGGCATGGTTGCTATGATCATGCTGAGAACGCTGCACAAGGACATCGCCAGATACAACCAGGTGGACCAG GAAGACGCCCAGGAGGAGTCTGGGTGGAAGCAGGTGCATGGGGATGTGTTCCGGCCACCCAGGAAAGGCATGCTGCTTTCCATATTCCTCGGACAGGGAACACAGATCTTCATCATGACCTTCATCACGCTGT TCCTGGCCTGCCTGGGCTTCTTGTCCCCAGCCAACAGGGGCGCCCTGATGACGTGCGCCGTGGTCCTCTGGGTCTTGCTGGGCACCCCTGCTGGCTACGTGTCGGCACGCCTTTACAAAA CTTTTGGCGGTGAGAAGTGGAAGACAAACGTCCTGTTGACAGCGCTCTTGTGCCCGGG GATTGTGTTTGCCGACTTCTTTCTGATGAACCTGATCCTTTGGGTGGAGGGATCCTCGGCAGCCATCCCCTTCGGGACCCTGGTGGCAATCCTGGCCCTGTGGTTTGGAATTTCCGTGCCGCTCACCTTCATCGGTGCCTACTTTGGCTTCAAGAAGGCA GCAATCGAGCAACCGGTGAGAACCAATCAAATCCCTCGTCAAATTCCCGAGCAGTCGTTCTTCACCAAGCCCATCCCTGGAATAGTCATGGGGGGCATCCTGCCCTTTGGATGCATCTTCATCCAGCTCTTCTTCATCCTCAACAGCATTTG GTCCCATCAGATGTACTACATGTTTGGCTTCCTCTTCCTGGTTTTCATCATTCTGCTCATCACGTGCTCAGAGGCCACCATTCTGCTCTGCTACTTCCACTTGTGTGCTGAG GACTATCACTGGTGGTGGCGTTCCTTCCTGACCAGCGGCTTCACTGCTGTCTACCTCTTCATATACGCAGTGCATTATTTCTTCTCCAAGCTGCAAATCATCGGCGCGGCCAGCACCTTCCTCTACTTTGGATATACCATGATCATGgtcctcatcttcttcctcttcacaG GTACAATCGGCTTCTTTGCATGCTTCTGGTTTGTAAATAAGATCTACAGCGTGGTCAAGGTGGACTAG
- the gpr101 gene encoding probable G-protein coupled receptor 101, translated as MTTSQAPALVPNVTDTPGDSQSGSVSRGVAWTNSVLKMALISLIVCVSLFGNVIVLLVFQRKPQLLHVANRFVLNLLLADLLQTVLVMPFAIAATVPGVWPLDARLCQALVVLMHLFAFAGVNTIIVVSVDRYLAIIHPLSYPTRMTPHLGTNLIVSTWVLSFLQSTPPLYGWGTIDFNQHHKMCSVVWSYSLSYSIVVATFSFWLPVLVMLGCYWMVFRAARRQNALVHPIQTRSHSHACPQEFQGAQPQQASSPNNPYSAKGYPARARHRRFHYHCKAARVVFVIMASYILSMGPYSVLNTISMSARADVPPWLSSLALVLFFLQCCLHPYIYGYMHRSVRKEFLALLCGMLCKQGRPSQSSAAKTCLTTAAGEGRCSGAQAHPPSLAARVFPMQTWEECTTSSSPTFERRSRDSRKETTSTSVSSDREPVAHGKPKYIELPE; from the coding sequence ATGACGACCTCTCAAGCACCTGCCCTGGTCCCCAACGTAACTGACACTCCCGGGGACTCGCAGTCCGGCTCGGTCAGCCGGGGTGTGGCGTGGACCAACAGCGTCCTCAAGATGGCGCTAATCTCCCTCATCGTGTGCGTGTCCTTGTTCGGGAACGTCATCGTCCTGCTGGTGTTCCAACGGAAACCCCAGCTCCTGCACGTGGCCAACCGCTTTGTCCTCAACCTGCTGTTGGCCGACCTCCTCCAGACCGTGTTGGTCATGCCCTTTGCCATCGCGGCCACCGTGCCGGGGGTTTGGCCCCTGGATGCCCGGCTGTGCCAAGCTTTGGTGGTGCTCATGCATCTCTTTGCGTTTGCCGGCGTCAACACCATCATCGTGGTTTCTGTGGACCGCTACCTCGCCATCATCCACCCTCTGTCCTACCCCACCCGTATGACCCCTCACCTGGGCACCAACCTGATCGTGTCCACCTGGGTGCTCAGCTTCCTGCAGAGCACGCCCCCGCTGTACGGCTGGGGCACCATTGACTTTAACCAGCATCACAAGATGTGCTCGGTGGTGTGGTCCTACAGCCTGTCCTACTCCATTGTGGTGGCCACCTTCTCCTTCTGGCTTCCAGTCCTCGTCATGCTGGGGTGCTACTGGATGGTGTTCCGAGCCGCCCGGAGGCAGAACGCACTTGTGCACCCCATACAGACAAGATCCCACTCCCACGCTTGCCCCCAGGAATTCCAGGGAGCCCAACCCCAGCAGGCAAGCTCACCGAACAACCCGTACTCGGCTAAGGGTTACCCGGCTCGTGCGAGGCACCGACGCTTCCACTACCACTGCAAGGCGGCACGTGTGGTCTTTGTGATCATGGCCTCCTACATCCTCAGCATGGGGCCCTACAGTGTCCTGAACACCATATCCATGAGCGCCAGAGCAGACGTCCCCCCTTGGCTGTCCTCTCTGGCCCTTGTGCTCTTCTTTCTCCAGTGCTGTCTGCACCCGTACATCTACGGATACATGCACCGCAGCGTGAGGAAGGAGTTCCTCGCCTTGCTGTGTGGGATGCTCTGCAAGCAGGGCCGCCCCAGCCAGAGCTCGGCTGCCAAGACTTGCCTCACCACAGCGGCTGGGGAGGGGCGTTGCTCTGGGGCGCAGGCTCACCCGCCCAGCCTGGCCGCCAGGGTCTTTCCCATGCAGACGTGGGAGGAGTGCACCACGTCATCTTCTCCCACATTTGAGAGGAGGTCCAGGGACAGCCGCAAGGAGACCACCTCGACCAGCGTCAGCTCAGACAGGGAGCCCGTGGCCCACGGGAAGCCCAAATACATAGAACTCCCCGAGTAA